AACAACTATGGCTGTCTCATCACGCTTCATGTTATCCAATAATACTACAGGATTAACAAAGCCATGCCATGCTAATAATAAGGAATGTCGTGATAACCTTAAATAAACCATACTGCACGTCAAAGGCTGCCTGTGTAATGTTCTCCAtgacatctttaaaaataccacCACCATCAATTCCTGCCTCCTCAACTccaaattcattaacaaaagacaCACGTATCTGCATGCAGAAAAGTGAAGCAATTGacccaacacaaacaagaaaaaactaataaacaattacaagtaaCTCTGCAACTATAGGATGCAGAAGAGGGAAGGGGTCGTTTTCACGagggcaaagaaaaagatagaaaaaagtaagataacaatttcatttttcataaatcatggaAGTCTGAAATTACCGATCCTCGAAGATCAACTTCAGACAATGCACTCATCTGACTGAAAGCATCTTCCAATATATGATTTCGTCGAATTCTAAACCGGTTTCTGGCAAAAACAGCAAGAGATCCATTCCTTTGCCTAGCTGCTGCTAGTTGTGTCTGTGAAATGAGTTATAGAGAAagtaaccataaataaaaaatatcttacatatttctataactaacagtcatccaagaaattcaatattgtggataaggaaaccaaaaaaataacttgcttACAGTGAAAATCTTAACCCTGCTAGTAAGCGGTACTAAAAAGGGAACTCGCTTGTGTATATCATTTGCTCTGGTATTTTCTATCACTgcctacaaagaaacaaggccaagtaaataattagaattacgaTCAGATAGCAGGTCGTTAGAACCAAAACATTCATTGAGAACAATTACctgagaaatgaaataatcattCATCGCGTCAGCATGGAAGTCACTGGGTGGTGTAAACTGCCGTCTATTGTTCCAGTCTTGCAACTACAACGAGACAATTTAATCTTAGTAGATCGACAAAATGATGCATGGATAAACAATCTTggaactttggactcccctggaaggatcgacatccttgactttggtttgaagcttgcatggataaaccttttcattgattattcatccttgttcctgaaaatcaaaggaaattctctcaattttatatattactaaaattaggatacatataagtcttaactagtctcatagcaccctccattcatcttcccctacactggctatggtatcaaaatgctcaattaagtaatacgtctactaacgaacttgaaaacaaaacacatcacactaaaaaacacaaacatccctttaacccaacagaagcagctctttttacccttgcactcactatcacattactatcatgtttgtcaactgtcaaactaactcttttaagttatttagtgtgacactacaaagttatgaacaccataatcttaattaaaaccttttaataaacaaatgccAAGTTACTACTCAAGAAtggcaaggaattcaaaaaacatgacagctatcctaattggttgaaaatgagaaaaagaaagttagccagacaacctgtttggactacaaagccagcagatacgattcctcaaatttgaccattcactctccatactccacaagtcttcaagcacatgatgctgccttctttcagatgagcaacatcattccgatcttaacagtcagaagagcaaatcaaatcaatcctagcatattcacaaatcacaactaaaaagtacaaacattacaaaataaaacatgcagcgatatcaacaagcattctgataaataattagccaactaattgacattacaaaataaataaagaaaaaaatcattggaaagATCACtgcttaaatgaaatttgaaatatctccCAATAGTTTTGATCGGTTACCCGAGTTGTGAGAGTGATCGGTTGATATTGCGTGCTTCCTTCAAGCGCTCCCCAGCTGCACCTGTTAGCTTCTGCCTCCGGAACCAGCTACTTAAACCATCTGCCAGTCTCTGcacaataaaatgattatgagCCTAAATTTTACAAGTACCAGTCCGTTGAATATAGAAACGTGATACTCATGCTTTTCCATCCTAAACAACAGAACTATCTGCACTTCGATTTACAAATTCATTGCCTTTTTCCGACAGTGCTCACAACTGTTAGTTGTTACAGGtatacttcttttatttatttatttatttatttttactaaattcaGTAATACCATATTCCAGATATTAGCAACATTATTTTAGCATTACCTTGGATCGGGATTGCAGGTAAAAGCAGTATGTGATAGCGAACTCTCAGGAACGGTCGGGTTAGAAGAGGGAGGCCTAGGTGGAAGCGGGCTCTTCAGGATTTGGAATCGAAAACCGATCTGAGGGTGgagaattttctttggaagACTTGGGTTTCCGAGGGGGTCTGCGGCCCTTGATTTCGGCACCGTTAAggctagaagaagaagaaagtggtgGATCGACGAGATGGGTATGTCGCAAGATAGAGTTTCTTGGCTGCTTCACGTTAGAGAGGAAGAGCGAAATTTTGGAGGTATAGGAAGAGCGAAACGGAATTTGAGAGATAGGAAATCGCAGGGtttgaggaagacgaagaagagaaggggagatgagAGGCAGAGTAAAccgatggagaagaaaaaggggaaagaaatttgaaataaaagagaccgttgaggttgaagaagagggaaaagaaaattgaccgTGGAGGAGagagtttatttaatttttggattaaatattttctatgaaaattaaaaaagaaaaagttaaaaggcaaatatttttacttttttttattatttattctatgaaaattcaataataaaaaagcatctatatttgcttttggtatggttcacatttttatttatttgacaaaaatctaactaaattatcattcattttgacctaatattgcaaatataaatttatattttgcatcTTAACTACTCTTTGGCATTTATAATATCATTGTTCCacacctcaatttttttattgttgtcaAAAATAAACCTAATCCAAAATGAATTAGCAAATTAGGGAATAAATGTAATCATTGTTTTTGGGAGTTTGAGTTCGACCGtgattattgttgaataattttcaCTTAGACATGcacattttgctattttagcaatttaaatttaaaattttcttttatcaaaagtaaacctcttgttttaatgtttttctggTCATCCCTTTTAAATACAACTAATGACAAatgaatataacaattaagaaattcgtagatatataacaacattttaaactaattgctgcagttattttaaatcacatatGTCATTCGCTTATAAGCCATAAGAGTCTATTAACGATATAAATctatcacaaatatattttgctacatttacaatttttaaaagatattgttatatacttaattattattcataaaattgctAATCCATTATACTTACCCtaagttaaatgaataatgtCAAAAGTAAGTTTACTACGAAGGTAATTTGTGTGACCCTTTTATCCTAACGTAGGAAGTTTGTTCCACTCCATACCATTATTGAACTAAGAAGATTAAGTGTGTATTAGTATGTTTAAACAAGtataattatagcaaaatctatgagtgatatatttatattagcaATACAATATGTGTTAcatatgcaaatattttgtatctaatcgttgtatttgcaattaactccattcaaatatacaaatataaacataactcTTTAACCTGAGTTTAGCTAGGatcacaaactacaaaaagaaagtatggaacatatttaatttgtttttttttctttgaagaaaatttggtGTGTagcacattatatatttttctttcctttaaaaaacAGTATTGATCTTATAATATACGGCCTTGCACAATGTATTCACCATAAAGATCATATAATTGTAGAGATGTATAGAAGGTCTGATAAACAACATAAACGAAAAGTTCTAATCCTTGAAATTGTAAACATTACCCATATCCTACAATAAAAGTCACATCAACTtgatatttgttgaaatttaacaaaaatgaaaagaaagcaacGATAAACCAATGACGATGGAAGAAGATACAGTTTTCAAACACAACCAGCTAtccaaattattcataatatggtattagaaaatatattgcaatttGTAACCTCATAAGTTTATAAACAgagtaaaaattaaaggaaatttttttatcaagctTATATTAGGACTTTATACTACTTATATGTAATTcttaagttttcttcttttagctataaaagacacaaattaagaaaaaaaatgacttgATTGTCCATGTAAAGTTATGCcccaacttttttcttctaacttaAGAAAAGGAACACCAACAAATATCTATCCCCATAAACTAAAAAGCATAGGAAAATGatagtaaaagtaaaatcaactttttctgttatctttttccttcattcatttacttctaattgaaaataaatcaaaagtcTAAAACCgatcaaattattgaaaacgaaaaaacaagaaacataacAGTGTGGAGAGGTAGTTATTATCaagtatttgattttgtttaatagaTTCCAGTTGTGACAACCACAACAATTGTATGCATGAAGTTCATCATTCAAACAGATTCTGACAACAAATTTCAACACATCTGCAAGGCGAAAGAAGATAGGAATTAGGATAACAAGGTAATTAGAACactgaaataaattttaaaaataattttattgccGATTGCTACTATAAGCATAATTATCTGCTTGTATAGTTGTCTTGCATGATCTGACAAATACATTATGGTATTTGATATTCCATTCAGGTTGTATCTTGCATGTTACCAACAAAATCATGTGCTTAGTGATAAATTACTCTTAGACTGAGAAATACtcgaaaaaaaatcaagagtaACAACTCTTAGTTTCccagaaaaattgaaacaaaatcatgACAAACCAACAACAAGAACTTCATAAACTTGTCTGATGAAAGCAACTCAAGAACAGTCTCAATGCAGATCATACATGAGTTCTTTGCTAAATATTTCCAAAGGCTAAAAAGagttaaggaaaaaaagaaaaacaataattacctGTAATTTTCGTTGGTTCATGATCTTCTCTTGTCATTCCCTCACTTTAATCTCAtaactgaaaaggaaaagaggagGGAGGGGTGATTAAACTCATGCATGTACATAATGTCGAAACCAGCAAAATTACCACCCTATTAACTATGAAAGTCTGGTTGTGGTCGAAGTAGGGTGAAAGTCAGTGTAGATTAGAATAGATGTCACCGTGAAGCTCACTGTCGGTTGGGGGAgaacataaaaattgatttttttcttttataacagGCTGACTGACCTACAGGCTGGGGTGAACTGGCTGGCAAGGAGGAAGTGACATGCTACCACTAGGTTGTGTTAGGTGTGAACAATGGACAATGGTGGCTAGAAGTGAGGGAAGGGCTTTGTCAAAGGGTCGTGCAGGGCTGAACTCCAACTGTCCAATATTAGTTTGTTCGcttactttctttgtttcaccCATATCAATGTCTGCAAAAATTCCCACAATATatagaaatggaaataaaGATCCTTAAGTTCTTtgagaaaaatcataaatatagccacaaaatttctccaattatttgttacttaaaaaagtatagaaattgTCAACCAAGCTCAACTAACGCCTGTATGTATGTACTTAGAACCAAGAGGTCTCGGGTTTAAATCCCTCTACCCAAAATTTGTcataaatctcaacttttttacaatcaatcctaaaactctttttctaccccatttttggcctatttttggcAATTCCCCAATACTATTATAGttgtagaataaaaaattttagatcaatCACGCATTATCGTTGAATTcaagactaattaaaaattgacatgtgtcccaaattaaaattgaaaaaaaatataaatttgttaatttggaTGATACACATGTttggatcaaattaattattttagtttaattaatattatttactcGGTTAAGACTAAAATTCAATCgagccaaaaaaataaatttaatttagctcTGGTCCATAAATCAACCAGACTCAAGTTCATAAAAGCCACTAAAGAACTCTATAGATACTGGAGTTCCTTtcatttgaagatacaaactttctttcaagactccaacttcaagaacgtCACGTGCTctgcttcctcaaatcaagc
Above is a genomic segment from Cucumis sativus cultivar 9930 unplaced genomic scaffold, Cucumber_9930_V3 scaffold54, whole genome shotgun sequence containing:
- the LOC116406002 gene encoding E3 ubiquitin-protein ligase UPL6-like, with the protein product MNDYFISQAVIENTRANDIHKRVPFLVPLTSRVKIFTTQLAAARQRNGSLAVFARNRFRIRRNHILEDAFSQMSALSEVDLRGSIRVSFVNEFGVEEAGIDGGGIFKDVMENITQAAFDVQYGLFKQIADHLLYPNPGSGMIHEQHLQFFHFLEVLLAKVMFEGTLVDILFATFFLSKLKQNFQYQVHWTAWMLMTYGHILLIQVVIIGSIMSLRCFGKLSKVSQWKTKRNF